The genomic interval TCCCTTACATATATTGGCTGGTTGCACCCCCTTTAGCTTCAATGACTCCTACCAGGCTCTTCAGTATCCATTTTTCAtgttacaaattacaaaaagagAGACATCTCCCAGTGCCTACTCCGATACATCCCTCCCTGAACAAGTTTTATGACAGATTTGAACTTCAAGGTGCTGTGTATCAACAATCCCTCTGCGCCTTTCAATTCTAAAGTGGTTTGGACACCAGCCACTTCCTCACAAAAGCTTCTACCAAGAAATACGATGTCTGGAAGCCGTTAGCAACACAGAACTGCAAAACGTCAACCAGCCCTGACCCGGTCTCACACTGTGCCAGGCAGTTCTCACCTCTCATTAAAGATCCGTGAACTCGTCTCTTGCTCAGTGTGCTGTACCCGATTGCTTTACATCTTCTGTTATCGTTCGTGTTCAAAAAAAGTTTTCAGACAATCAGCCTCAATGATTACAGGGCTATTGCTCTAACCCATTTGAAGTCTGTCACTGCTACTGATCTCGACCCTCTTCGGTTTGCATATCTAGCAAAGAGATCTGTGGATGGTGCCATCAAGATGGGCCTTCACTTTATGCTCAAGCATCTGGACTGTAAAGGTACTTGTGCCAGAATGCTGTTtgttgacttcagttcagctGTTAACACCACTGTCCCTGAACTGTGGTAGACCTTCCATCTGTAAACAGATTTAGAGTTTTCTGACAAACCAGAAACAACACACGTTCATGTGGGCTCCCACCTCGTGGACTGTCTCCATATCAGCACAGGTGCCCCTCAAGACTCTGTACTTCTCCCTTACTTGATTCCCTTTacaccaatttattaaaaatcattaagtttactgatgacaccaccattattggaCTAATTactaaaaaggagaaaggagGTGACTCGGCTTGTGTCTTGGTGTGTTAccaatgaccaggggcctcatgtataacggcatgcatagaattcacactatgacatggcgtacggacaaaagtggaaatgtgcttacgcacaaaaaaatccagatgcataaatctgtgcaaagccaatttccacgttcttctgctccataaatccaggtcaatgtgaaaagtaacgcacgtgcacgcgtctGCTGCCCTGctctaactcctcccagaattacacctctttgaaaatgcaaatcaatataaatagtccttaagcgaagccttctgtgaaaagacaatgggaaaagcactggTTCAAACAgcaatataatcaacaaaaggaagttgattgagtgacatagcgtgttggagaaactcgaaagttcaagttcacaaagtcgcacagtggccgaaataaaaaaagaagttgtcagatatcaaagtcgccgtgaaaaggcgagtcgtagcccatcgtctgagtgtcatatgaaagcttattagggtacgagaaaaaaaaaaaaaaggcacacagtggggaaaaaaacatgaaatgtcaactttaatcttgaaatttccactttaatcacgtagtttttgtcattaaagtagaacacataaacttcatcttaaaatcgttttatttactagtttctcaaatcccatcataactaaagtagcacgtttaatgctttgttttgtatgtgatcttctatgtgctctatgtgcttcttaaatgggctttctcttcctccgacaggacacagaattcattacattcatattacagctctctgaataattaaaatactgagatgtatacttgacatcattttcatgatgataggagttaaagcgtgttattaaacatgggaacacggtggtgcagtgattgttcctgcctcctgcaagatgcttgctgcgccatgcgagaacttcgatgaaataatttactgcagcagtactgtctctctcaaacgtactaacccccaatccCTGTCctaccttttctttctccaagtaaccaatcaccacacaataagctctgtaataaaagtcaagccatctgtaagcttagaatgccgattcttcaaaacttttaaggaacattgaaatatcttcatagtacatgtttaattattctatccatctgtctttccgcaGTGTTGTGCCAgctccagcaagaatacagcgcaaggcaggaataatcagggtgccagctccttgctagcgctgcagcactgtgtcctcacatatttaattattaacaatatagattatttaaatgacattaacattttatctgtataatgtaataaacatattttgctgcatttcatcttaaaaatgatatcgtcatcaatgtaaatacatgctttatgaagtgccgcaggttgtgcaatattacaactatcgcaagtttacagtgaggtgatcttacttataaatacaaacagttctacaaggagcacttgatggactgatcgagtgtgtttatagttcttgggatgaaactgtttctgaaccgcgaggtccgtacagaaaaggctctgaggcatttgtcagatgagagcagttcaaaaagcgaatggctgaggcagcgtgtgcttgattctgtataccgataattctctttccaatcagctgctccgagtggtgcagtgagaataacaacactaaagcagctatggtatttagaatagtttgaccattctgtggaccattatattgttacaggttaaatacaatcagatgccttaaactaataaacgatatgtggttaatttcagtgtatttgtaaagccgcgtcagggatgtggatctgaaaaagaaagggaaaccacactggaacagtagcactgctttgacactgggtgccgccagtttgcaaaaccgagcggagaacttgtgtacaccagggtttgagctaccatgaaaatgtgtgtggctttatgccaagtttaggttttatacatcgcgatttgagcatggaaacgagcttacgcaacatttttgtgcgtacgcactgtttatacatgaggcccctggtcttcacCAAGAAGGTTGAAATGACCATTGACGTTTCAAACAGCAGCTACAACTGCTCCCACTAGAAAGTAATGATTCTGCGGTCAGgatggtggaatccttcaaattATGCGCACAACTATCACTAACACTCAAGTGGGACCACTTCTGTTACTAAGAAGGCTCTGCAGCAGTTgtactttttagatagatagatagatagatagatagatactttattaatcccgatgggaaattcagattcttcagcagcagcatactgatacaataaataatattaaattaaagaatgataataatacaggtgaaaaaaacagacaataactatgtataatgttaaatattaacgtttaccccccctggtggaattaaagagtcgcatagtttgggggaggaacgatctcctcaatctgtctgtggagcaggacagtgacagcagtctgtcgctgaagctgctcttctgtctggagatgacattatttagtggatgcagtggattctccataattgataggagcctgctgagcgcccttcgctctgccacagacgttaaactgtccagctccatgccaacaatagagcctgccttcctcaccagtttgtccaggcgtgaggcgtctttcctcttaatgctgcctccccagcacaccactgcgtagaagagggcgctcgccacaactgtttgatagaacatctgaaattaaatatttcccagccaatcCTAGTGCAATTGTACAAAGCCATAtttgaaagtgtaatcacattctccattgagGTCTAATTTAATTCAGCAACGGCTCACtccaaaaataatttacagtgtGTTAGGTATTCTGAGAAAGTAATTGGCTGTGCCCTCCCATCTGTTGCAGACCTGTATACATCTCGTTTCACTAACCGTGTCAAAAGGATCACCACGGACTCATCCCACCCAGCTTATCACTCGTTTTCAAAACACCGTTAGAGTAATTTTTTGCAGAGCTGACACTCCTGGGAAAGTTCACTGCTGCGTCAAGCTTTTCCCATTTGGAAAGGAAGGACCTCACTGTGGTTTGCTATAGTCCCAGCGAATTAGAGATGGCTTTGTTGCCCTTTCTAAACTCATAAACCACTTTTTTCTGTGTTCTCTTCATGAATTCTCTTTGATAATGCTATTATGGGGTTGTTGAATCTTTGGCCTAGCAACTTGATGGTAAGGGTCAAAGTAAGTGAAGTTTATATTGGACTGGCTGGGTATAATCATCTCGAACCGTGCTTAATCAGCTGACGAATGCTCTTTAAATGAGTGGATTTAActaggggcaattactttttcacacaatgaTGCTGGACTATCTTATTAACtcaaaaataagttttaaataGTGTTAATTGTGAACTCAGGTGCATTTTATTCAATATTAGACTTTGGCTGAAGACCACAAAACATTCAATGTCAAATATTTGTAGTTGCAGAAGAAATCAATACCAGGCGATCACTTCTCTTAACTTGTACATTGGAGGACTCTGACTTCTCCTGCAGCTCTCTTGCAGTACATATCAGTACGGCACCCTGCAAAAAACATAATTCCCAGCTGGGCTTCCTCAATATTCTATGATTtttaggagagaaaaaaaaacaaacaagaaaaaacacaaaacactaagCACGTGTACCgcagagcagagcagacaccagcATGCGATCATTTGGACCACTGCTGCTGCATTGTACTCCGCTCATTGAAGATGTGTGGCTCAAAACACAACCACCTTTTGTTCCAGTATTTGTAACTTCAGGTAAACCCTCCTGGTCAGAGACGTTTTAACTTTTCTACTCCTCACTGCCCGGGGTTACTTCCTTGTTCTTATCCCACGTTGGACATTTTGCTACCACAAAGGAGCTCTCCAGTTCAACATAACAAGTGATAAATATCTACTGTACTGTTTCCTTGAAATAAaggcatttaatttttaaagcagGTCAGCTTTCACTTTTAAAACAAACACCCCAGAGAAGCCATTCTCTCTGTTGAGGTGACAGCGAGCCTCATGCTACACATTTGTAACTCTATCTTCAGATTAAAATACAcaaatcacacacacacgcacgcaatGTATGGTGATGCCGCTGCTTTTATGAGGAATCTCGGCACAAGACTTACTTAAGAAAGCcaatgtttcagaaaatgaaaggacaGATTGAAATGGTTTAACAAATTATCAAAAAATCTTCAGTGCTgcaaaaactacacacaaaatATGGACAGTTTATTAGAAACTCTAACTTCAGCATAACAGAATGCCAAAATGAAATTGAATGTAGACAGAACCAGTCTCTAAAAAAATCCCTAAAAGCACTGTATCAAATTGCAATAGGACAGAACACCTACAGTATGTTAGATTAAAAGAGGAAAGCCCAGCAACTCCATCAGACTGGCAGCGTGCATAGCAAACAGTAGAGGGCAGTAGAGGGGGTGGCGCCACACACAAGCTGATCGTCTCCCTGTCCGCGTTCGTCTCCCCCCCACTTTGTATTTAGAAATCCTTCCTCATTTAAGTATTCAGGTAAGACGCATTTCGTCAAAAGTTGAGAGATATGCAAGTTTGtcacacttactgtacatgccAGGTCAAGAATCCAGACCAGTGTGACTCAGGCAGTGGAGGACTACCAGTTGcacattagcactgctgcctcatgaacTAGTTAACGACCACTAAATAAGTACTAAAACTCTGAACCATACAATTACTTACCTGCACGAGGGTCTGTGCAATCTCTAGGTTCTCTGGGCTGTCAAAGTGTAGCATCTGCAAACCCAAACTGTAATAATAAGGCCCCAGCTTTTGGAGATCCACCACATTGGGATCAGCACTAAAGACGGTGCGCCAGCCTTCTCTGTAAATCTTTGGCAGCTCCACAGACACAATTCGTCGCTTGCCATCATGAAGACCCTTCACCAGCCAGAGAGGCATTTCCAACTTCGTACcctggaggagaagaagaaatagTGGTCATCTAGATGTATTGTATACAGAGAGTGTGTGCCTTTATGGCCTACGTGTTTATCTGTACAGTGCAAGTTTGTAATTATtagttttgtatttcattttatttattgctctttgtaattgaaatttttttttttttactttttgtaaagcactttaaagtacatgttttgaatgaaaatgtgttaaataatcgttattttggtaaattcaaatccCTTTAGATCAGCTCCCTCAAACAGCACATCTATTGCTTCATACTAAAATGAATCAATCGATTTGACCAACGTGAAGACACCCAAGCCATCAGAACTGAATGCTGGCATTGCTCACACCAACCAACAGAACTCTTGTGCTAGGAGTGTGCACCCTTATTAGGTGCCCTCACCCCAAATGGTACAGAGTAAGCAGATCTCAATTGTCAATAGGACGTGATCCCAAGCAGCATTTGAGGGAAGCCTGTGGCATGCAGCCCGGCGTTCCTTGTTCTCCTGACTTCTGCAGTTACCACTTGTTCATGGTCTTAGAGAAAGTCTTGTCCTAGGCTGTAGGTAGGGTTGTCAAAAGTACTGAAAGATTGGTAAGTATAAAGTTTAACATTTTATAACTACTTCAACCCTCCTTTGTCATGGTATTCATTCTATAGCCTACATTATGGATTCACTTCCAGTTTACCATGACTTGAGTGGCAACGCCATTCCAATCCACTCACAGATGTTAATAAGTTGGCCTTCACCAGCACATGTAGCTGACAAAGAGGGCTGCTGTAGTGGTGTCTGAAATACTCTGGCTTTGTGGTAAATGGGGATGGAAAATGAAGAGATACACGCGAGCCTTTCTGCAAGATTTGCGAGCAATTTAATAAGAAACATTTTGAGAGGTACCCAGTTTCCACATTACAGAAACATTAATAATAAGTGTATACACACCTGTAAACTATTGTGTTTGAAGTGGGGATGTGAcgcacattttttttctacaggttAAAACACTTGTTGCATCAAGCATtcttctggctgcaaaaagacagGGTCTTCAATTAGTTTTACCTGCAGGCCAATTTTATTCTGTGTTGCTTATTTAGTGGCAAGCTGGACAAGAGGGGCTCCGTCACTCCCTTGATTTTTAATGTCTTGAGACAAAGTCTGCTGCTGTAGGGCATTCATTTCTTTTAGTACTTCTAATTTTAAAGTGATACTTTATCACATTCACTATACAATGTAAGGCACTTCAACTTTCAGTGCAGCTCTACTCTACTGTGTGCTCAGATTCTGCCAACTCCACTTCAGTGCCCGTCTTCAGCACATCAGGGCTCATCTGCAGACCAACAATGCACAAAATGCAATGACCTCCCAGGGGAGCAGGACGACATCTTCACTGTTTGCATTTATGCAAAGCCTTGTTAAGTACAGTATGTCATCTGACGGTTACCTTTCTCAACAATAGCTAGCAAAACACTGCATTACTGATCTTctaatgtttgtttgaatatttgtatgtatatgaTTTACATAAGATTGCAATACTTATTCAGTTCAACTTTAATGACATTTGTAACATTTAATTGTACTAGCTCAGTAACAGGATTTGTTTTTatcaatgtttataaaaaaaaacaaaactgttgactagttgtttacttttttattttttttaaaaagaactttCCACTTCCCTTTCACAAAAAAGCCACTAGTACTTAAGTGTTTCCATTTAATGACTACAGTTTCTATTTCTTTCAAAGTTAAGTTTGAATGCATACAGAATTGCAATATTTTTAGAACATCTTATCaagttacattatatactgtatggggTATTAAATGGTATCAAATTTCAATACCTAGTATTGTATCAGAGTTTGAAAATTTGTGACAGCCCTACTAGGCAGCTACACGGGTAGAAGCTCTCAGGTGGTCTGGGATGTGCCAGTCATGCCCATTACCAGCTGCAGCTTCCTATTCTCATAAATTCTAAAGCAGTTTACACTGAAGAACCATAAGCAGAACTTTCATGTTTCTTGGTTTAGCCCGATCTCTTTGCCCGACTACAATGGCATCATACGTTTAGACAGGCAACACTATGAAACAGCCAGCTGGCACAAACAAACAAGAGGGTGGGCACATGAAGTAATCTGTACATTGACTGCGTGGCAGGACCACTAATGCAATCAAAGTTAGTAATGGTGAAGTGAGAGTTAAAACTTCATTATTAGAGGAAAAATGAAACCTGCCCTTCAAGTGCTGCTGGCAAGGCATTGTTCAGCCATCACACATTTTTTTCTCCCAATACAATGTCTGTTTTCTATTCTGCCTGACCAAGACTTTTGTTtcctcctttcaaaaaaatctcttttttccAGTTACTATTCACAGATCAGTTCAAAGCGAGTTTTTACTGTGGATTTACCCAAGCAGCCAATACCATAGACTCTACATATTCAACAAGGGaacattattaatataaaaaagaaataagctAGCAGTGCTTACAAGAAtttcctattgggattaataaagtacctatctatttatctaagaAGTCTCTCAGAACAACTCATTTAAAGACGCGACTTTCCGAACTCCCATCAACATTTTCCTGGAAAGTCAGCAAATGTGATCATCTCTCCCTTTCTTGATGGCCACTGAGCGACACCTCCTTGACCCCCAGGCCACATCAACTGGCTTCTGCCTATTCAGGGAGGCAGCTGCCCCGGGTGGACAAGCTCAAGGAGCTCGGGGGTCTTGTGTGCGAGGGTAGGAAAGACCGGTCATGAGTTTGACCAGCTGGTCAGTGTAGCAGACCATGTAATACAAAGTGGTAGGAAAGTAGAAGGTAAATACGCAGAGAAACATCCCGAATCACCAACGGGTCCTCATCCGCATTCTCACTTATGGTCACAAGCGCTGGGCAGCGACTGAAAAAAGCAGCCAAAATAAGAGCTccaattttaaaacaattcacaCGATCTCGTTTAAAAAGCTCTTAATCCATACAACGAAATTCTCATTGATCTATAACGCGTAGATATTTTAACAGCACATAAAACAGACGACATTCAAAGTCCGAATGTTCTACCGTGCAAGTTCAAAACAGAAGCctttgataaatttaaatatttagttgcCATGCTCAATACAATTAAACTGCTATCTGAACCGGCGCATTGTTGTTTAAAACACTGGAAGTTCTGACAGTGAAACAATCCACCACTTCTTTATTTagctactttttaaattaatagatTACAGCATCGTGACGACACACTCGGCATCCCCACACAAAGCTTCCCCTCGACAGCAAACGTGAGGTATCATCGGCTGCCACATCATCGTCTTTAAAAGCGTGGAATCGCCGTGTTACAAACAAAAGGCAGCGCCCATGAAACAAACATTCGAACAACGCTAATTTAGAACTCCTAAAATTACAACAAAGGCAactgctaaaatacattttaaacacttaacacattacataaaaatgaataGTAAATATAAGGGGACCTTGAAGACAAACGTTTAAAAAAAAGGCTTTTAACAGGCAAATACAAAGGCAGCAAGCAGACGGCAAAATGTGTGAAGCAAACAACGCCGGACTGGACAACCGAGCCGTCACGCGACACGAAGCAAAGCGGCGGGCCTGCTCACCACGGCGATGTCGGTCTCATCCGAACTTTTTTCCAAAAATCCCAAACGAGGAAAAACCGTTTCAACTCGACTCGTCAGCTTTTCCTGGGACATTAAGATGTCATCCAGCGACAAGAAGTTCTCATCCATACCAACTGCCGCAGCCACGGGCGAGTACTCCTGAGAAGCCATAAAGGGACAAGGCTAGCGCCGCGTTTGAGAAGGCTGCCCGAGCAGAGGAAACCCGGTAGTGCTGCGCGCCCGGGAGTTTGAATTGCCTTTCAGTAGAGCGCCCAGCGATCGAGCATTACGTCACTGAAGACGCCGCTAATCAAGTACCGAGTAGTCGAGCGGCGAATCCGCAAGATTGACGCGGAATAAACTTCTGCATGTCAAAAAAAACATCGGTGGATTTTCCGAACTGTTTATCATTTCAGAGTAGTGAGAAACCAACCGC from Erpetoichthys calabaricus chromosome 9, fErpCal1.3, whole genome shotgun sequence carries:
- the gins3 gene encoding DNA replication complex GINS protein PSF3; amino-acid sequence: MASQEYSPVAAAVGMDENFLSLDDILMSQEKLTSRVETVFPRLGFLEKSSDETDIAVGTKLEMPLWLVKGLHDGKRRIVSVELPKIYREGWRTVFSADPNVVDLQKLGPYYYSLGLQMLHFDSPENLEIAQTLVQTYVGRFRRIMDSSQNAYNEDVSALVEKLDVLERSLFGAGQAGLNGFQCWEKGHASRITASSLVKNYRKRKFADLEV